One window of the Rhipicephalus microplus isolate Deutch F79 chromosome 2, USDA_Rmic, whole genome shotgun sequence genome contains the following:
- the LOC119170467 gene encoding uncharacterized protein LOC119170467 isoform X2, translating to MSLVGGFPPAAAAAFAAQEPLYGAYYASGPPGAEYLGWLLGDQATAGDLTGSGGVPAACSYSAGGPARPGSADEPWASPHPPSVPPPPAGRGVKRRVTANRKERRRTQSINNAFAELRECIPNVPADTKLSKIKTLRLATSYIAYLMDLLQGPPGAAHQACFKADLQAAHAALTLHHQQQQQQLPPQQQQQQQLTPLSSPDEVRRKELSLKWFPLPGEASRRT from the exons ATGAGCCTGGTGGGTGGCTTTCCCCCAGCGGCTGCGGCCGCATTCGCCGCCCAGGAGCCCCTGTACGGGGCTTACTACGCAAGTGGTCCACCGGGAGCCGAGTACCTGGGTTGGCTCCTCGGGGACCAGGCGACGGCTGGTGACCTGACCGGCAGCGGAGGTGTGCCGGCGGCGTGCTCGTACTCGGCCGGCGGCCCAGCGAGGCCGGGCTCGGCGGACGAGCCTTGGGCCTCGCCTCACCCGCCCAGCGTCCCGCCGCCGCCTGCGGGGCGCGGGGTCAAGCGGCGGGTGACCGCCAACCGCAAGGAGCGACGCCGCACGCAGAGCATCAACAACGCGTTCGCCGAACTGCGCGAGTGCATACCCAACGTGCCAGCTGACACCAAGCTGTCGAAGATAAAGACGCTGCGGCTGGCTACCTCGTACATCGCCTACCTCATGGACCTGCTGCAGGGACCACCGGGCGCCGCCCACCAGGCGTGCTTCAAGGCGGACCTGCAGGCGGCTCATGCAGCTCTCACGCtccaccaccagcagcagcaacagcaactccctccacaacagcagcagcagcagcagcttacGCCACTCAGCTCCCCGGACGAGGTTCGTCGAAAAGAGCTG TCACTCAAGTGGTTTCCCCTACCAGGCGAGGCATCAAG GCGAACGTGA
- the LOC119170467 gene encoding heart- and neural crest derivatives-expressed protein 2 isoform X1, translated as MSLVGGFPPAAAAAFAAQEPLYGAYYASGPPGAEYLGWLLGDQATAGDLTGSGGVPAACSYSAGGPARPGSADEPWASPHPPSVPPPPAGRGVKRRVTANRKERRRTQSINNAFAELRECIPNVPADTKLSKIKTLRLATSYIAYLMDLLQGPPGAAHQACFKADLQAAHAALTLHHQQQQQQLPPQQQQQQQLTPLSSPDEVRRKELANVIQAEKRGKGRTGWPQHVWALELKHDA; from the exons ATGAGCCTGGTGGGTGGCTTTCCCCCAGCGGCTGCGGCCGCATTCGCCGCCCAGGAGCCCCTGTACGGGGCTTACTACGCAAGTGGTCCACCGGGAGCCGAGTACCTGGGTTGGCTCCTCGGGGACCAGGCGACGGCTGGTGACCTGACCGGCAGCGGAGGTGTGCCGGCGGCGTGCTCGTACTCGGCCGGCGGCCCAGCGAGGCCGGGCTCGGCGGACGAGCCTTGGGCCTCGCCTCACCCGCCCAGCGTCCCGCCGCCGCCTGCGGGGCGCGGGGTCAAGCGGCGGGTGACCGCCAACCGCAAGGAGCGACGCCGCACGCAGAGCATCAACAACGCGTTCGCCGAACTGCGCGAGTGCATACCCAACGTGCCAGCTGACACCAAGCTGTCGAAGATAAAGACGCTGCGGCTGGCTACCTCGTACATCGCCTACCTCATGGACCTGCTGCAGGGACCACCGGGCGCCGCCCACCAGGCGTGCTTCAAGGCGGACCTGCAGGCGGCTCATGCAGCTCTCACGCtccaccaccagcagcagcaacagcaactccctccacaacagcagcagcagcagcagcttacGCCACTCAGCTCCCCGGACGAGGTTCGTCGAAAAGAGCTG GCGAACGTGATCCAGGCCGAGAAGAGGGGCAAAGGCCGAACGGGCTGGCCACAACACGTCTGGGCGCTGGAGCTCAAGCACGACGCCTGA